The segment tattaattcgattaaatatataaattttagttttccatacaatattttttaaataatttttatataaactcaTCCTGCGCAAGGtgcaggtcttatcctagtatgtAAATAAAGGAAGAACCATTCTCAGATGCCAAGCTGATATTCAGACAAACATActtacaattaataattttgaaactaaaagcTGATAATCTTACAAAGCGTAAAAAGGCATGGCATATAGGTTCTTATGTTAGTGCTATATGGATGTGTAATATATTAAACACGCGAATTTTGATTCCACCTTGAATATTGGATAGTATAGAAAGTTATCACCagtgaaaagaaaaaattatacgTTTAACAATCAAATTTCCAATACAATCTTTAAGAGTATAGAATATGTTAATAGATTATTTATCTTTAAACAAAATGTATGATTAATAGTTTATGTATCTTAATAGTTCTTTCACAAAATGTGTTTGAGATATTTGTCATTTGTgttctttttatatatgtaagGATTATGGTTTTGAGTTTAGCACATCTAATCCCACttcatatctatatatataaagtagagTTACTCTCTCCTGTGAGAGCGCCACGTCATCAAATTCTGTGAGGAGAAGACGACGCGTGTCACTCCGTTTGCGTTGAGTTTCGTTTGTCTCGATCTTTTGTTTAAAGTTGGGCCAAACTAAACATCATAAAGCCCAATATTGTTAGAAGTTCAGTACACCGTCTAACCTCTGCTTCATCTCCGTTAGCCTGACCTGCGCCGTAATGTCAGAAAGATGTTCTATCGACTCCCACCGAAGATACGGAGGCGTAACGATTGTCGATTGGATTCACTCAACACATTTAATGTTGTCTTTAACGCCACTGAACCTCTCCTCCCATGACTCCTCCTCTCTCAATGGTTGCTAATCTACACCTATAAAAAGGGAGTTCGATTCTGTAAAGTCCatcactttcttcttctcattttTTATAATCCACACACCCATAGTGGCAACCTCTTCCCATCTGCTCGCCGACTTGAAAGCATACTCTGTATATTCATAAAATTTGTATatgtgctctctctctctctctctctctctctctctctctctctcttttcatcTCAACTATGTTACTCTGTTTTGATATTTGTTTGATCCAGTGTTATATCTAATTCTTCATCTCACTTCCAGTAACCGGTAAGGAGAGATGAAGCATATAAATAATTAGTTCATCAATCAGTGGAATTGGCACATCAATCCATCTTCTTCCACTGTCTTGAATTGGCATATAGATAGATATTGACCTAACACTTCTCTGGTCTTAAAGAAGTATCCTAACCTTATAATAGATTTGACTCGAGTCTGAAACAACTTTGTGTGTATGAAATTGATGCAGGTGAAAGTACCCGGAGATATCAGTAGAAATAACAAATATATGGAGTCAATTTGGGAGCTGCATTGGATGAGATGTGAAGCAGTAATTAGGGGGCTTATACAGGAGACGGGGCAGTACTAGAAAGCAGCTTTTTGTGCAATTACAACATTGTAAGTAGTTTCGTTATGTCTTGCCATATCTATATTTAATTAGTAGTACACAAACCAACGATGAAAAATGAAGATTCaagcattttttttattttttattaaaatttatagttttttttttataagagtAGTCTCTCATGTTTAGTGTTTTCACTGGGTTAAGTGTGGATTTTAGAAATTGTTCTGTAGGGATGATGAGTACTTTTGTATATTTCTCTATGATTATGTTTTGAAAGTGGATTTATTGAGTGACGTTTTGGGTGTTTGGGTTTTCACGGTAGTAGAATGCAATGGTGGATTTTTGTTGGTTGGGAACGGTAAAGAAAAAGTTGAAGCAGAAACAATGTAACATCTGACCCTGGAGATCATTGGGGCTGGGAAGAAGAAGCTTTATGAAGCAAAAGTGTAGGTGAAGCCAAGGTTGAACTTGAAGGACTTGCAGGAGTTCAAGCCTGCCGGTGATGCTGCCCCTACCATCACTCCTTCCTATCTTGGCTGCAAATAAGGTATGACTACAAGCATTACATAGACGTATGAAAAACAAAGATTGATCTAGATTACCTTATTAGAGGATTGTTGTTCTTCTGCATACTACATACACGGACATTGTCAAAGAATTTGGTATGATCTGACTGGTTAAAATATACTGTTTCACCCATATTTCAGCAAAGGAGTTCAAAATGATCTCACCCCGAGAAAGTCATCTATAAAGCTGATTGATCCTAAGCGAGCTCACCAAATTAGCAGAAGCGGTAGATGAGGTAGAtgaagagagcaaagtagagaCAGTAATGGTGACAATGATCTCTTTACAGAGTGTACGGAAATAGTGGCAGTGACTACATCAGAAAATACTCCAAAAATAAGTGGATGACTTCAACGTACCAAGCTTTTGTGTTTCCATGTCCAACAGTGTATGAATTTTCGTTTGTCAATTCGTTTTTtcttaactttataaaaaattccttttttattatatgtttatggttttcgaaaatttaaaaaaggaaattaaattaataaataaatcatagaattttaaatgtaatatttttaattcattaaaggtGTCAATGTAATCAACCATTGTTAGAGTTAACGGGAGCACGACACATAGGAAActgatttttcaaataatattatagagataagTTATGGAAAaacataattacaaaaaattgggtaattctctcaaatagtcttttttaggtttttgtcacaaagatagcattcaaaaaataaaatgaccaaataactcttttttattttgaaatttttaatatttatttttatttttttacaatcaTATCTATTTATCCAAATAGATGAAGATAAAATTATAGGATCTTTGACATTGTATGCGTACAAGAAGCATACAACTTTTAAATGTACACATGTGTTTAACTTCTATTGTTTTTAACACCAAAAAAACTTCTATTGTTTTAGTTATAATTTACCTATTTCTTTTATACAGTTATATTTTACACAATCACGAAATTTTATTTAGACAATAAATATACTATTTAGAAAATTAGGATCATATATTTACATGCAGTGATAGCCAATAAAACAACATAACTAAATATCTaacaaaatacaataatttttaaagcATTAGGAGATGAGTAAATTTTGACATtttgaaaaactaaaaacatttatatatgatatgcaTTTTAccatttacatatatgtatcataaatataaatactataataaatttaattagaaaaataaataaaattcccgggcgtagcccgggctTGCCctagttttacattaaaaagaAGTTTGAAATCAGAAATgcttcttttttcaaaaaaagaaagaaagaaatgctTCAACTTCTTTCTACATAAAtggaataatattttttgttcattactccaaaataaaataaggccaggataaaataaattttattatgaagttgctatattttaaaagaagaaaagtataattttatattggaaATGCTGTTAGATACAAGTTTGTGACCAACTATTGTTGTTCCTTTGAAACGCAATACATACAAAGTTGAGCAAAGCTTACTTAACctgttaatttaatattaaagttGGAAGTAATATTAGTTTGTATGGTCTAATTATATTCCAAATATTTCTACAATTTAGGTAGATCGATAATATACTTCGGTTATTGTATTCATTTGAATAGTTTTTTCTGAAAAAAGCACAAAACTATATGCCAGGCGAAATATACAAATTAGATGAATAATGGGCGGTGGTGACATACGATAAAGAGAAACCCTTCTCGACTGTCACCGTCACCGATTGTTATGTTCATTGGTCCACATGGGTCGGCTTTGTTGTTGTATATCGGCTGCTGCATCAGCAATAATTTGCAATCAATAAAGTAAAAGAATCAAATCATTTGCACATAAACATAAAGTAAGAGAatcatcttttattttaattttaataacgaaaaatgttaaaacaataTCAAATATGGAAAACTGAAAGTTTTCTATATAACTGATCTTAAAAGTAGgagttattttctttttagaacTAGTTTTTCAGTTGTTTAGTTTTTAGTGGTTGATTTAGCATATATTCCGAGTACTGTTGCTTTATAATTCGAATCATGATCAGCTTGGGATCAAACGGCGAGAGGGGAAGAAGAGAGTAAAGCAAAGTAAgagacaaaatatttttatcttctTTTAAAACTTGTTAAGATGGAGATGAAGGAAACAAAACATGTGatgaaattgattaaatattgaACCGATATGTCTTAGATTTTGTTTGTACAATTCGATttgtttcgttttttttcttctgagtTTTGCTTGCAAACGAcacaaaattcaaaaagaaCAAAAGTACAGCTTAGGCATATGTCTTAGCTTTTGTTGTACAACTCGACAAGTCATTTTGTGCAGTTTTTTCTGAGTTTTGCTTGCAGATTTTTTTCATCTTCCTATCGTGTAACGAAACAAAATTCGAAAAGAACAAAGTACAAAGCCAATGTTTGAGTTGTTAAGGTTTCTGTAACCTTATAAAGAGCTTGGCACAAACATAAAGCAAAGAAGAAGTGTTTAGTTCAGCTTggcacataaaaaaaaagaagtgttTGGTCAAGGCTATAAAAATAGGATACACACTTTCAACTAAAATACCTTTCTACGtacaatatataaaatgaaagaacATCTAGTAACAGTGTCAAGGCCGCATGGGTGCTTAGATTATAACTCTCtttgttaaaatattaagaaagtGGTGAGaaagtttaataaaacaaaGCAGGAAAAATGGTGAGTATAATTTGATTCTTGGGTTTTTGGTTACCACTTCACTAGTTTAAACCAGCAAAATACTTACGAACGgtcttaaataattaataaattcaaAGACAGCAAAGAATTAACGAGTAAGATAAGTCCAGTTTATATCATACATTCATCTATCTTACAAACTAACAATGTTATAACCTAAAACATAAGCAAGCAATACTTGAGCATATACTCATAAATTTcccaaatacaaaataaaaaaatgccTAATAagaatgtgatttttttaacaaaatgaatatttttttctttcttttacgAACAATCGAATGAAAAACAGAGAGTAAAATGTCTGATCGTATGATGATTTAGAGCTCATCATGGGATTGACTTGAAGACcaacatgatgatgatgagctaAGACTCTCGAGCCAGACTTCATCAGCAAGAAGTGTGTTGGAGTCATTGTTTCTATGCCACGACCAATGTGCTCGTTTTCCGTCTATAACCTTCAATCTCCCATGTCCAAAACTCGATTCGCGGAATACCGATAATGGCGAAGGAGGTTTCTTAAACCTGTAATTCGAGTGAAAAATATGGAAATTAAGAACCATAAAAAGAACAAGAGTCTTGGGTTTAGATTAAATGATAGAAGGTGACATACGAAGTAGCAAGGCCTTCTCGGTTGCCTCCGTCACCAATGGTTATGTGTATGGGTCCACATTGATCAGCCTTGTTGTTATATACCCGCTTCTGCATCAATCAGAATTCGCCATCAATATAAGTAACAATAATTATCTTTGTTTGAAAAATGAAGATGGGTACTTACGAAACGTTCGTAGGCATGAACATGGCCGGCAAAAACGACGTCCACACGAGCATTAAATAGCAAAGACTCCATAGCTTCCCTCATGCTCTCTCCTTCACCTTCATGCGCTTCGTTCGTGTTGTACCAAGGCGCGTGCAGCAACACTATCACCCACGGTGTCGTTTTCCGGTCAACCTTTTGaaatgatattaaaaaaaataattaacaaaaaatctaATTCTTAAGAATTGATAGAAAAGTTTGAAATAATGTGAATTTAGGCAATGTATTCTTTTCACTAGTTTATAAAATATgatgttttgttattttacaAACATtctaaaagtaaaataatatatatttatcaatttcAATTGGATATAGTCTTAAATAATTACTATGATTTGAATGAATTCATTACgttggttaaataataaatttacctGAAAGACgataaactattttttgatcCAGATATAacttttgaaaagattttttttgtgaaagtgATGAAATGATTGTATACTAAACATTGCATAATCCCGCAACTAACCTTTGCTAAATCGGCTTGGAGCCACTGATACTGATCGGAATCACAATCAAAGTCGGTGTAAGAACCAAGCATAACCGTGTGGACACCAGCGACATCAAAAGAGTAGTAAAGGTTGGACTCAGAGAGGCTCTCAGTGTAAGGCATGAGCCACCGGGAATTGTATGACTTGAAGGTTGTGTGTTCAATGATTGGGAAGAATTCAATCTCGTGGTTTCCCTGAGTAACCATCCAAGGACGCTTGCTCGCGAGTGGCTCCACCAGGCGACCAAAGGAGTCCCAAAGTGGTTGATTAGTGTCAGCGTAGGAGAGATCGCCAGGAAGTAGAAAAACGTCGTAGTCTTGGCTCTTTATCTGAGCTAGTGTTGCTGCTGTCCATTCGGTTTGGCCTAGATCGCCTTCAATTTGACATAAAAACCGGTAATTCATAAGTACATATGAACATTTGGTCCTTAACCGGTATGAACAGAAACACAACGTATATAATAGACAAATAGCGGGTGGAAGTAcgtataaatattaaaataactatttGTATCAACGATAATCCAAACACAACTCGTCGTGGACTGAGTGTTTTCTAAGCTTTAGATTCAATTCAAATAACTATTTGTATCCCTgaattttcttgtttttctacATGGACCTGAATATGTGTATCTACAAAAAGTTatatgcttatatatatatataggtcatTCGgtcaaatattaaattataaatattaatatatgttgataAAAACTAATCTATTAATTATAGATTacaaacttatatatatatatattgattaggAAAACAAACTGGTTTAATTAGTGGATATACCATTAAACCATATTTTGGAACTAAAGCCAACCCATACACATATAAGCTTTTAACACC is part of the Brassica rapa cultivar Chiifu-401-42 chromosome A09, CAAS_Brap_v3.01, whole genome shotgun sequence genome and harbors:
- the LOC103841215 gene encoding purple acid phosphatase 22, with the translated sequence MSSSPNFNSLDNKMKNFSLFLSFTFWFLCPFLSQADVPELSREPPRPIVYVPHDRSKSDPQQVHVSLAGKDHMRVTYITEDKKVESVVEYGKQPGKYDRKNTGESTSYKYFFYRSGKIHHVKIGPLEPNTTYYYMCGCNGPEFSFKTPPSSFPVEFAIVGDLGQTEWTAATLAQIKSQDYDVFLLPGDLSYADTNQPLWDSFGRLVEPLASKRPWMVTQGNHEIEFFPIIEHTTFKSYNSRWLMPYTESLSESNLYYSFDVAGVHTVMLGSYTDFDCDSDQYQWLQADLAKVDRKTTPWVIVLLHAPWYNTNEAHEGEGESMREAMESLLFNARVDVVFAGHVHAYERFKRVYNNKADQCGPIHITIGDGGNREGLATSFKKPPSPLSVFRESSFGHGRLKVIDGKRAHWSWHRNNDSNTLLADEVWLESLSSSSSCWSSSQSHDEL